The Pungitius pungitius chromosome 8, fPunPun2.1, whole genome shotgun sequence genome has a window encoding:
- the LOC119229418 gene encoding taste receptor type 1 member 3, producing MQRHLCTLFSLLWLQSRFMCIMAAPFTLLVLCWAFRSSCSQNPPELFQNISTNLFNLPGDILLGGLFPINLLSSNLSQRTRPDNISCESVNKLGLGLALVMKYAVDEINAQHVLLPGIKLGFEIYDTCKQSAVVVKPTMSFLTAKSNKVLSVECDYTEYETSISAVIGPLTSEMTSVIGKLLGFFLMPQVSFGATSDKFSNKLLYPSFFRTVPSDKWQVEAMVWLLKRFNWNWVAVVGSEEEYGKAGVQEFSKLAENTSICVAYQGLIPVYTDPQSAIDTIINNINATKVNVVVVFSIGEPASVFFTEVIKRNVTAVWIGSTSWSMSNRLTSLDHIERVGTIIGFTEKTKPLDLLTSYTRGLLAKLSKERDGTAPPARGSNDPKNPCPQCWNLSTTNVSLVEDAAVRQQAFSVYAAIYSVAQALHNLLQCNSTACIHGPETQILPWKLLEVLKNTSVDINGTHLMFDSNGNPNIGYEIIQWVWNASDVTFETVGSFHEQLSVNESLLKWHTPNSMVPQSTCSSDCGKGQVRKVKGFHSCCFDCINCTEGTYQEKDEDIQCKQCPNRTWSTSRSTGCVDPTFSYFSWDTPEAWGLTLAVVLLLVCEISVGVVFLQHRGTPVITASGGALSFVAVVGLMGASLSLLLFLGQPGDLVCRLQLPLNSVFQTVALSVMTSISLQILYATEFPKTAAPHLPVLRGPGTWLFVLACCALQAGLCGFFVQHGNSLSEHVTNMNINFLTTFLACPMLLSGFALIQGFNCAMALLSFMCTFMAAKPLHQYNLARDITFSSLFYCVTWVTFIPIYMSLNVKDRSIAHVLFSLGSNLALVAAYYFPKCHLLLRKPELNTTEQFGTFLEGAPVTQATEEPQPQNGEKT from the exons ATGCAGCGACACTTATGCACGCTGTTCTCGTTACTTTGGCTTCAGTCCCGGTTTATGTGCATCATGGCTGCACCTTTCACTCTGTTAGTTTTGTGCTGGGCATTCAGGTCGAGCTGCAGTCAGAATCCACCTGAAttgtttcaaaacatttctacCAACCTCTTCAATTTGCCTGGGGACATTTTGCTCGGTGGGCTTTTTCCCATTAACCTGCTCTCCAGCAACCTGAGCCAGAGGACGAGGCCTGACAACATCAGTTGTGAAAG TGTGAATAAGTTAGGACTTGGCCTCGCTCTGGTAATGAAATACGCAGTGGATGAGATCAATGCGCAACATGTTCTGCTTCCTGGCATCAAGTTGGGTTTTGAAATCTATGATACATGCAAACAATCTGCCGTCGTTGTAAAGCCCACCATGTCTTTCCTCACTGCAAAATCTAACAAAGTGCTATCTGTGGAGTGTGATTACACAGAATATGAGACCAGCATATCAGCAGTGATTGGTCCCCTCACCTCAGAAATGACATCGGTCATAGGAAAACTCCTGGGATTCTTTCTGATGCCGCAG GTAAGCTTTGGTGCCACCAGTGACAAATTCAGTAACAAGCTTCTCTACCCGTCATTCTTCCGCACGGTTCCGAGTGACAAATGGCAAGTGGAGGCCATGGTGTGGCTGTTGAAAAGGTTTAATTGGAACTGGGTGGCAGTGGTGGGCAGTGAAGAGGAGTATGGAAAAGCAGGTGTGCAGGAATTCTCCAAATTGGCAGAAAACACGTCCATCTGTGTGGCCTATCAAGGACTAATTCCAGTGTACACGGACCCTCAATCAGCAATAGATACCATCATCAACAACATCAACGCAACCAAAGTTAATGTGGTCGTGGTCTTTTCTATTGGGGAGCCAGCTTCGGTCTTTTTTACAGAG GTCATCAAGAGGAATGTAACCGCTGTGTGGATCGGCAGCACAAGTTGGTCCATGAGCAATCGGTTGACTTCGCTCGACCACATCGAAAGAGTCGGCACCATCATCGGTTTCACCGAGAAGACCAAACCCCTGGACCTGCTCACCAGCTACACGCGGGGGCTCCTCGCcaaactgagcaaagagaggGACGGGACCGCCCCTCCAGCACGTGGATCAAACGATCCAAAAAATCCCTGCCCGCAATGTTGGAACCTGTCGACCACAAATGTTTCCCTGGTCGAAGACGCCGCAGTGAGGCAGCAAGCTTTCAGTGTGTATGCCGCAATCTACAGCGTTGCCCAGGCCCTGCACAACCTGCTGCAATGCAATTCGACTGCCTGCATCCATGGACCTGAAACCCAAATCCTTCCCTGGAAG CTGTTGGAGGTTTTAAAGAATACTTCTGTGGACATAAATGGCACACATTTGATGTTTGACAGTAACGGCAACCCGAACATAGGATATGAAATAATTCAGTGGGTCTGGAACGCTTCAGATGTAACATTTGAAACTGTTGGGAGCTTTCATGAACAACTGAGTGTCAACGAAAGCCTCCTCAAATGGCACACCCCGAACTCAATG GTTCCTCAGTCCACCTGTTCGTCAGACTGTGGAAAGGGCCAGGTCCGCAAGGTCAAAGGCTTCCACTCCTGCTGTTTTGATTGTATCAACTGTACGGAAGGAACTTACCAGGAAAAAGACG AAGACATCCAGTGCAAACAGTGCCCAAACCGTACGTGGTCCACGAGCCGCAGCACTGGCTGCGTCGACCCCACCTTCTCCTATTTTTCCTGGGACACGCCCGAGGCTTGGGGGCTGACACTGGCTGTGGTGCTGCTCCTGGTGTGCGAGATTTCCGTGGGCGTCGTGTTCCTGCAACACCGGGGGACCCCGGTGATAACGGCCTCGGGGGGAGCCCTGAGCTTTGTGGCTGTGGTCGGCCTGATGGGAGCTTCCCTCAGCCTTCTGCTCTTCCTGGGGCAGCCGGGGGACTTGGTGTGTCGTCTTCAGCTGCCCCTCAACTCCGTTTTCCAAACGGTGGCCCTCTCGGTCATGACTTCCATCTCACTACAG ATCTTGTACGCGACAGAGTTCCCAAAGACGGCCGCCCCTCACCTGCCGGTACTGAGAGGCCCCGGGACCTGGCTGTTTGTGCTGGCCTGCTGTGCTCTGCAGGCTGGTCTGTGTGGCTTTTTTGTTCAACACGGGAATTCGCTGTCTGAGCACGTGACAAACATGAATATAAATTTTCTGACAACGTTTCTGGCGTGTCCAATGTTACTGTCTGGGTTTGCTCTAATCCAAGGTTTCAACTGTGCAATGGCCCTTTTATCTTTCATGTGCACCTTCATGGCAGCAAAGCCTCTTCATCAGTACAACCTGGCCAGGGACATCACCTTCTCCTCGCTGTTCTACTGCGTGACATGGGTGACCTTTATACCGATCTACATGAGTTTGAATGTGAAGGACAGGTCCATAGCGCATGTTCTTTTCTCCCTGGGAAGCAACCTGGCATTGGTGGCAGCCTACTACTTCCCAAAATGCCACTTGCTGTTGAGAAAGCCTGAGCTCAACACAACAGAGCAATTTGGTACCTTCCTAGAGGGTGCTCCAGTAACACAAGCTACAGAGGAACCACAGCCCCAGAATGGGGAAAAGACATAG